The following proteins are encoded in a genomic region of Corynebacterium atypicum:
- a CDS encoding F0F1 ATP synthase subunit epsilon: MAEITVELVSVERKLWSGKATILTAQTTEGEIGVLPGHEPMLGQLVENGVVTVRPVDGERRVAAVQGGFLSVSSQKVTVLADWAVWADEVDAAQAESDMHSDDLLTRERTEASLRALRRAQEA; encoded by the coding sequence ATGGCTGAAATCACCGTGGAACTGGTCTCGGTAGAGAGGAAGCTGTGGTCGGGTAAGGCCACGATCCTTACCGCGCAGACCACCGAGGGTGAGATCGGCGTGCTGCCCGGCCACGAGCCCATGCTCGGCCAGCTGGTGGAAAATGGCGTCGTCACCGTTCGCCCCGTCGACGGGGAGCGCCGCGTGGCGGCCGTGCAGGGCGGGTTCTTATCCGTGTCCTCGCAGAAGGTGACCGTGCTCGCCGACTGGGCCGTGTGGGCCGACGAGGTTGACGCCGCTCAGGCGGAGTCCGATATGCATTCGGACGACCTGCTGACGCGCGAACGCACCGAGGCTTCGCTGCGCGCCCTGCGGCGTGCCCAGGAGGCCTAA
- the atpD gene encoding F0F1 ATP synthase subunit beta, with protein sequence MSTALNEQEAQQATAAGRVVRVTGAVVDVEFPRGELPELYNALTVEVTLETVAKTITLEVAQHLGDNLVRTISMAPTDGLVRGAEAINTGGPISVPVGDVVKGHVFNALGDCLDAPELNDDPSIERWGIHRDPPPFDQLEGKTEILETGIKVIDLLTPYVKGGKIGLFGGAGVGKTVLIQEMITRIAREFSGTSVFSGVGERTREGTDLFLEMEEMGVLQDTALVFGQMDEPPGVRMRVALSGLTMAEYFRDVQHQDVLLFIDNIFRFTQAGQEVSTLLGRMPSAVGYQPTLADEMGVLQERITSTQGKSITSLQAVYVPADDYTDPAPATTFAHLDATTELDRGIASKGIYPAVNPLTSTSRILEPSIVGEHHYEVAQRVINILQKNKELQDIIAILGMDELSEEDKITVQRARRIERFLGQNFFVAQKFTGLEGSYVPLKDTIDAFERICNGEYDNYPEQAFNGLGGLDDVEAAYKKMTEK encoded by the coding sequence ATGAGTACAGCTCTCAACGAGCAGGAAGCCCAGCAGGCTACGGCCGCTGGTCGCGTCGTGCGCGTGACTGGCGCTGTCGTCGACGTGGAATTTCCGCGGGGCGAACTGCCGGAGCTTTATAACGCGCTGACGGTCGAGGTCACCCTCGAGACCGTCGCAAAGACCATTACCCTTGAGGTGGCTCAGCACCTGGGCGATAACCTGGTGCGCACTATCTCAATGGCGCCGACGGACGGCCTGGTGCGCGGCGCCGAGGCCATCAACACCGGTGGCCCTATTTCTGTGCCAGTGGGTGACGTGGTCAAGGGCCACGTTTTCAACGCACTAGGCGATTGCCTGGATGCTCCGGAGCTGAACGACGACCCGTCGATCGAGCGCTGGGGCATCCACCGGGACCCGCCGCCCTTTGACCAGCTCGAGGGCAAGACGGAGATCCTGGAGACCGGCATTAAGGTCATCGATCTTCTCACCCCGTACGTCAAGGGCGGCAAGATCGGCCTGTTCGGCGGCGCCGGCGTGGGCAAGACGGTGCTCATCCAGGAGATGATCACCCGTATTGCCCGCGAGTTCTCGGGCACCTCGGTGTTCTCGGGTGTGGGCGAACGCACCCGTGAGGGCACGGACCTGTTCTTGGAAATGGAAGAGATGGGCGTGTTGCAGGACACGGCCCTGGTGTTCGGCCAGATGGACGAGCCGCCGGGAGTTCGTATGCGCGTCGCCCTGTCCGGGCTGACGATGGCGGAGTACTTCCGCGATGTCCAGCACCAGGACGTCCTGTTGTTCATCGACAACATCTTCCGCTTCACTCAGGCCGGCCAGGAGGTCTCTACGCTGCTGGGCCGCATGCCTTCGGCCGTGGGCTACCAGCCCACCCTGGCCGACGAGATGGGTGTGCTCCAGGAGCGCATTACCTCGACCCAGGGCAAGTCGATTACCTCGCTGCAGGCCGTCTACGTGCCCGCTGACGACTACACCGACCCGGCCCCGGCGACGACGTTCGCCCACCTGGATGCGACCACCGAGCTCGACCGCGGCATTGCCTCGAAGGGCATTTACCCGGCGGTGAACCCGCTGACTTCGACGTCGCGCATCCTGGAGCCGAGCATCGTCGGTGAGCACCACTACGAGGTGGCCCAGCGCGTCATCAACATCCTGCAGAAGAATAAGGAGCTGCAGGACATCATCGCCATTCTGGGCATGGACGAACTCAGCGAGGAAGACAAGATCACGGTGCAGCGGGCCCGCCGCATCGAACGCTTCTTGGGCCAGAACTTCTTCGTCGCGCAGAAGTTCACCGGCCTGGAGGGCTCTTACGTGCCGCTGAAGGATACGATCGACGCGTTCGAGCGCATCTGCAACGGTGAGTATGACAACTACCCGGAGCAGGCCTTCAACGGCCTCGGGGGCCTGGATGACGTCGAGGCCGCCTACAAGAAGATGACCGAGAAGTAG
- a CDS encoding DUF2550 domain-containing protein — MGVLSVFLCVVVFLGVIGVGLAVRRFVTLRSTGATVVLRRLPARRIHGWRHGLIRYDGDLLHYYKLRSIAPGPDSSFHRTEITLGKRRELTPSEAAFMAEGSRVLEFRSGRADWEIALTPRAEMAFTAWLESAPDVRQERPDYRRLRERIAQVRKKRRR; from the coding sequence ATGGGCGTGCTCAGCGTCTTTCTCTGCGTGGTGGTGTTTCTTGGCGTCATCGGCGTGGGGTTGGCGGTGCGGCGCTTTGTCACCTTGCGGTCGACGGGGGCGACGGTGGTGCTAAGGCGGCTGCCGGCGCGCCGGATCCACGGCTGGCGTCACGGTTTGATTCGGTACGACGGCGACCTGTTGCACTACTACAAGCTGCGTTCTATCGCGCCCGGGCCGGACAGCAGCTTCCACCGCACCGAAATCACGTTGGGAAAGCGCAGGGAGCTGACGCCGAGCGAAGCCGCGTTTATGGCGGAGGGCAGCAGAGTGCTGGAGTTTCGCAGTGGGCGCGCGGATTGGGAGATCGCCTTGACTCCCCGGGCGGAGATGGCGTTTACGGCGTGGCTGGAATCGGCTCCGGACGTGCGCCAGGAGCGGCCCGACTACCGGCGGTTACGCGAGCGAATTGCGCAGGTGCGAAAGAAGCGGCGTCGATAA
- a CDS encoding F0F1 ATP synthase subunit gamma — protein sequence MANLRELRDRIRSVNSTKKITKAQELIATSRITKAQNRMNAAVPYADEIQRVVERLAAASSLDHPMLREDGGKVAAVLVISSDRGMCGGYNHNVFKKAAELMKLLEQEGYEIALYVTGAKGIGFYQFRDVELAGSWSGFSQDPTWETTHDARRHMIDGFLAGSSGQAKPRPGLHGDSGAGVRGFDQVHVVYTEFKSMLSQVARAHQVLPIHPVIADEEFELGDGILDSSSENPDSDYEFEPDADTLLAELLPKYVSRTLFSMFLETSASESASRRTAMKSATDNANELAETLSREANQARQAQITQEITEIVGGAGALAESGERD from the coding sequence ATGGCTAATCTTCGTGAGCTCAGAGACCGTATCAGGTCGGTGAACTCGACTAAGAAGATCACCAAGGCTCAGGAGCTCATCGCTACTTCGCGCATCACTAAGGCGCAAAACCGGATGAATGCCGCGGTACCGTACGCCGATGAGATCCAGCGCGTTGTGGAGCGTCTCGCCGCCGCATCCTCGCTGGACCACCCGATGCTCCGGGAAGACGGTGGCAAGGTCGCCGCAGTGCTCGTGATCTCGTCCGATCGCGGTATGTGCGGCGGGTACAACCACAACGTGTTCAAGAAAGCCGCCGAGCTGATGAAACTGCTCGAGCAGGAGGGCTACGAGATCGCGCTGTATGTGACCGGCGCTAAGGGGATTGGCTTCTACCAGTTCCGCGACGTGGAGCTTGCGGGATCCTGGAGCGGGTTCTCACAGGATCCGACCTGGGAGACGACTCACGATGCCCGCCGGCACATGATCGACGGTTTCTTGGCAGGATCTTCCGGCCAGGCTAAGCCGCGCCCGGGTCTTCACGGCGATTCCGGTGCCGGTGTGCGGGGCTTCGACCAGGTGCACGTCGTGTACACCGAGTTCAAGTCGATGCTCTCTCAGGTCGCGCGAGCGCACCAGGTGCTGCCTATTCACCCGGTCATCGCGGACGAGGAGTTCGAGCTCGGCGACGGCATCTTGGATTCCTCCTCGGAGAACCCGGATTCCGACTACGAGTTCGAGCCAGACGCGGACACGCTGTTGGCCGAATTGCTGCCCAAGTACGTCTCGAGGACGTTGTTCTCGATGTTCCTGGAGACGTCGGCGTCTGAATCTGCTTCGCGGCGCACCGCGATGAAGTCGGCGACGGACAATGCGAACGAACTCGCAGAAACCCTGTCCCGCGAGGCTAACCAGGCGCGTCAGGCGCAGATTACGCAGGAAATCACAGAGATCGTCGGGGGCGCTGGCGCGCTCGCCGAAAGCGGAGAAAGAGACTGA